A single Oryza brachyantha chromosome 8, ObraRS2, whole genome shotgun sequence DNA region contains:
- the LOC102700550 gene encoding protein ABSCISIC ACID-INSENSITIVE 5-like: MERAVTGTAGSSGGDDELVLPPAASEDALGLRLPSSRSYSSSGGGAGGAAGRRLAASLEQELLYRAELHQQQVASVGGGGGVDRRKRRAMKNRESAERSRARKQAYLQELEQEVRLLRAENATLRDQCDELKALAEKAETEAPAPAPTKPTCRGRHSRRSDQPVNL, from the exons ATGGAGCGAGCTGTCACTGGCACTGCAGGTAGCAgtggtggcgacgacgagctcgtGTTGCCTCCGGCGGCGTCTGAGGACGCGCTCGGCCTCAGGCTCCCGTCGTCTCGCTCctactcctcctccggcggcggcgccggcggagcagcgggacggcggctggcggcgtcGCTGGAGCAGGAGCTGCTATACCGCGCGGAGCTGCATCAGCAGCAGGTCGCGtcggttggcggcggcggcggcgtggaccgGCGGAAGCGGCGCGCGATGAAGAACCGCGAGTCGGCGGAGCGGTCGCGCGCGCGGAAGCAGGCGTACCTGCAGGAGCTGGAGCAGGAggtccgcctcctccgcgccgagaACGCCACGCTGCGCGACCAGTGCGACGAG CTGAAGGCCCTCGCGGAGAAGGCGGAGacggaggcgccggcgccggcgccgacgaagCCGACGTGCAGAGGACGTCATTCGCGACGTTCTGATCAGCCAGTAAATTTGTGA